From one Trifolium pratense cultivar HEN17-A07 linkage group LG1, ARS_RC_1.1, whole genome shotgun sequence genomic stretch:
- the LOC123902575 gene encoding protein WHAT'S THIS FACTOR 1 homolog, chloroplastic-like, translating to MFSKRKIQTSFCNYLNNNLNLHIYTRSISSLKVVWRKDPLLDQAIEHDKRFKQCARVVKEVLNEPGQVIPLRYLEKRRERMRLKVKVETFMNQNPFLFDIYYDRIKPKTEPVKFIRVSDQLLQFLEEEKQIYKENEPLIVSKLCKLLMMSKNKVVSADKLLHVKREFGFPNDFLVDLVPRYPEYFRLTGLPGEGKSFLELVNWNPEFAKSVIEKRAEEESRLTGIRVRPSFNVKLPPGFVLKKEMREWIRDWMELDYVSPYEDVSHLEQASREMEKRSVGVFHELLSLSLYKRVPVPILGKFCEEYRFSNAFSSTFTRHSGIFYMSLKGGIETAMLREAYEGDKLIDIDPLLQIKERFAELLKEGWRQRAEQLRLKQEKIKQDMELVATRVAE from the coding sequence ATGTTCTCcaagagaaaaattcaaacttcCTTCTGCAACTACCTCAACAACAATCTCAACCTTCATATTTACACAAGATCTATATCCAGTCTCAAAGTAGTATGGCGCAAGGACCCACTACTAGACCAAGCCATAGAACATGATAAACGCTTCAAGCAATGTGCCCGCGTCGTCAAAGAAGTTCTCAATGAACcaggtcaagtcatccctctaCGCTACCTCGAAAAACGCCGCGAAAGGATGCGACTCAAGGTTAAAGTTGAAACCTTTATGAATCAAAACCCTTTTTTATTCGATATCTATTACGATCGCATTAAACCCAAAACTGAACCCGTTAAATTTATCCGGGTCAGCGATCAGCTCCTTCAGTTTCTGGAGGAAGAGAAACAAATTTATAAGGAGAATGAACCGTTAATTGTTTCTAAGTTGTGTAAATTGTTGATGATGTCAAAGAATAAGGTTGTTAGTGCTGATAAATTGCTTCACGTGAAAAGGGAATTTGGTTTCCCTAATGATTTTTTGGTTGATTTGGTTCCTAGGTATCCAGAATATTTTAGGTTAACTGGTTTACCTGGGGAGGGAAAATCGTTTCTTGAATTGGTTAATTGGAACCCTGAGTTTGCAAAATCTGTTATTGAGAAAAGGGCTGAAGAGGAAAGTAGGCTTACTGGGATTAGGGTTAGGCCTAGTTTCAATGTAAAGCTTCCTCCGGGGTTTGTGTTGAAGAAGGAAATGAGGGAGTGGATTAGGGATTGGATGGAGCTTGATTATGTATCACCTTACGAGGATGTTTCACATTTGGAGCAAGCATCAAGAGAGATGGAGAAAAGGTCTGTTGGGGTGTTCCACGAATTGCTTTCTCTTTCGCTGTATAAGAGGGTTCCGGTGCCGATTCTTGGAAAGTTTTGCGAGGAATATAGGTTTTCGAATGCTTTTTCAAGCACTTTTACAAGGCATTCTGGTATATTCTATATGTCGTTGAAAGGTGGGATTGAAACTGCAATGCTGAGAGAAGCATATGAAGGGGATAAGTTGATTGACATTGATCCACTGCTTCAGATAAAAGAGAGATTTGCCGAGTTGCTTAAGGAGGGTTGGCGGCAAAGAGCGGAGCAGTTGAGgttgaaacaagaaaaaattaaacaagatatGGAACTTGTGGCCACAAGAGTTGCTGAATAA